The genomic window TGAGGTATGAACTTTTTTATCTGTGCTATTATCATAAACAACTGCACCTCTTTTTGTTAATTTATTGATAACCGATTCTACACTTGCTCTATTTCCCGGTATTGGACTAGCTGACATAATAATTGTATCACCTTGTGATAAAAATACATTTTGGTGTTCATTTCTACTTATTCTTGTAAGAGCTGCATTTGGTTCTCCCTGGGCCCCAGTACAAATAAATAATAGTTGATTTTGCGGAAACAAACTAATCTCTGACGGCTTAATAAACATTTTATCATCTAACTTAAAGTCACCCAGTTGACGAGATATTTTAATTAATCTTTCAAGAGCTCTCCCAAAAACTACAATTTTTTTTGAATATTTCTTAGCCAATAACATAATGTGTTGAATCCTATGAGCGTTACTTGCAAATGTTGCTATAAATATTCTCCCTGATGTTTTTAAGAAAATAGCTTCTATATTTGAAATAATTGATTGTTCACCAACAGTATACCCCTCAACCTCAGCATTGGTAGAATCAGACATTAATAACTCAACACCATCATTACCAATTCTTGCAAGTCTTTGAACATTGGCTTTATTACCCAATGGTGTTCAATCAAACTTAAAATCTCCGGTTGAAAATATTGATCCATTAGGAGTATCAACTAAAATACCAAAAGCATCAGGAATTGAATGATTCAGTGCCGCAAATGTTACTGAGAAATGTTTTGTAGAATATACATCATTTTCTTTATATTCTCTTACAGTGGTTTTATTTTGCAATCTAAATTCTTTAATACGGTCAATTATTAAAGCTGCTGCAAATCTTGGTGCATATATTACAGGAATTGTAACTTGTTGTAAAAGATATGGTATTCCACCAATATGGTCCTCATGTCCATGCGTTATGAATAGTGCTTTTACTTTCTTGTTATTTTCCACTAAATAATTAAAACTTGGTATTATTGCGCTCACTCCAAGCTCTGATGAATCTGGAAACTTTATACCAGAGTCTATCATTATTAGTTCATCGTCATACTCAATGCAATATGTATTTTTACCCACTTCTTCTAAGCCTCCAAGCGCAAACACTTTTGTAGGAAATGGTGCTTTTTTATATTTTTTCTTTGGAGGTTCTAAATTATCTTCTAATTTAACAACTTCAATTCTTTGAACCAATGATAAATTCTTGGGTGTGCTCTCAATTAATATTTCTTTTTCTTCCATTATATTTTTCCTCTTTTTTCCATTTTATTCATTTTTATCTTTTTATAAATATAAAACAATATGTGTTAATATTTTACTAAAAAAACAAGCAAAAAAGTTTTTTTATGTTGTTTATTTGGTTTTATATTAAAAATCAATCGTGTTCCATTTTAAACGGTTCTTCTTTATTAATATGATCATAATATAGCGTTGCATTAATATGGTCAAGTTCATGTTGAAAGACAATTGCCTCATACCCTCGTAGTGTTTCAAAAATATGTTCATTTTTCAATTGGTCTCAGTACTCAACTTCTATTTTAAAATTTCTTGGAACTATTCCCTTTTGATCATTGTCAACACTTAGGCACCCCTCTCCCACTTTGATCGCGCAAATCTGTACACTTTTAGATATTATTTTTGCATTTACAGCGGCTATCTCTTTTAAGGGTTTTTCTTCATGATTATCAATTCTTATATAAAATAAATTCTTATTTACTCCAATTTGAGGTGCAGCAAGACCAACAGCCGGTCTTAAATAGTCATTATTATTTTCTTCAATATTTTCGTTTTCATCTTGAGAGTATTTTACAAAGTCAATTAATTTGTTCATACAAATAATTTCATCATCGTTAAGAATTTCTACATTCATAACATTTCTAGACTGTTTTCTAATCACTTCTTTGTTGGTGTCTTTAAATAGTCATGAGTTAGATGGTTTCTCCAGCTGTTTAAAATAATATGGTTTATTAAATTTCATTTTATATTCTTCCTATATACTAATTTATTATATTATATTATTTTTTGGCACTCATTTGATTAAAAAATATGTTATTTTTTTATGTTTTAAATTTTTTGAAGGTGTTTAGATGTGTTATAATTATATAAATAAAAAAGGAAACATGAGAATTATATCTGGAAAGCATCGTGGTAAATTGTTGCATACTTTAGAGGGGAAAAGTACTAGGCCCACATCATCTAGAGTTAAAGAAGATATGTTTAATATTCTTAATAACTACATTATCTTTAAAGGGAAGGTTAGTTTAGACTTATTTGCAGGAAGCGGAGCATTATCAATAGAAGGTATATCTAGAGGAATAAAGAAAGCTTATATTAATGATATTTCTCCACAAGCTATTGAAGTAATAAAAAAAAATTTATCGATGTTAAAAGAAGATATTTATCAGATTATGATGTATGATTGGAACATTTGTTTTAATTATATTAAGGAAAAGGTTGATGTTATCTATTTTGACCCACCATTTGCAGAGCATAATTATTATTATCAATTTCTTGAGTTTATTGATAGCCACGATGTTCTAAATAAATATGGTCTCGTATCAATACAAAGTGAATTTGATTTACCAATAGAAAGTGTTAGTCTTGAAATACTAAGAAAGAAGGTTTATAAAAATAAATATTATTATTTGTTAAGGAAGGTATAGGTGAATTTACATATGAAAAAAGGAAAAATAATAATAGTCTCGGGTCCTAGTGGAGTTGGTAAGGGAACGGTTAACAAAGCGCTTTTAGAAGAAAAAGATTTAAAACTTGTTACTTCTGTCTCGATGACATCTCGACCATCTCGACCAGGTGAAATTGATGGTGTTAATTATCACTTTGTAAGCCGTGAAACATTTGAGGAACATATTAAAAATAATAATTTCCTTGAATATGTTGAATTTATTGGAAATTACTATGGCACACTTAGACAAACGGTTTACGAAACAATAATAAAAGGGGACAATGTTGTTTTAGAAATTGATGTTGTTGGTGCAAATAAAATCATTAGATCAGAAAAATCAGAAGACTTGGTTTCAATATTTTTAACCCCCCCAAATTTAAAACATCTTGAAAACAGGTTACGCGGACGCGGAACTGAAACAGAGGCAATAATAAGACAAAGATTAAATAAAGCGTTACTAGAAATACCATTAAAACATAATTATCAATATGCTGTTATTCTTGATACAATTGAAAATACAATTTCTAAAATAAGGGATATTCTTTTAAAAGAAAATTGTTTGGAAGAAGATTATAAAAATAGCTACTATTATAAAATGACTTCAAAAATTGAAAAAATATTAAAAGAAAAATATATGTTTTTTATTGATAATTGGTATGACAATATAAAATCTATTGGACACAATATAGACAAGAATTTAAATCTTTTTAATTATATGCGCGTTTTGTTGGCCGAAAGAATTTATAAATATATTCTTGCAAATACACTTTTTGCAAATGTTTTTAGAGATGAGTTTATTCAGAAATATGTAGAAAAATATATTCTTGATTTTAACTTCTATAGTATAGATCAATCTGAGTTTACTGAAAGTCATGATTTATAGTAGACTAACAATACAAAAGATTTTATGTAATGTCCTTATTAAGGACAAACATTCAAATTCTGAACTAAATAATTTAGCAAAACTTGATATATATAGTAAGAGAGATTTTTCTTTCATTACAAAAATAGTATATGGTGTTCTTGAAAGAAAAATACTTTTTGATTTTTTAATAAATGATATTATAAAAAAATCTACTAAAATAAATCTAAAAATATGAATTTACATTTTTTTATATGAAGTATATTATTTGAATAAAAATAAGGCATTGGTTGCAAATGTGATTGTAGATATAGTTAAAAAACAAAGATATACATATTATAATTTTTTAAATGCTATATTTAGAAAAATTTCAAGCTCTAATATTATTAATAAAGATATTCCAAGTTTAAAAATAAAATACAGTATAAGCGATAGTTTATATTTGCTCTTAAGAAGTAATTTCTCGAAAGAGGAAATAGAAACTATTGCAAAAGGATGATTTCAAAGTAAAAAAATAACTTTCCGAATAAAAGAGGATGATCCTAAAGTAGTTAAAAAATTAATGGAGGAAGGTGACCGTTTTAACATTCTTCAGAACAATAAATATAAATTTTGTTATGAAGCTAATAGTGATATCTTTAAATCGGATTTTTTAAATTCCGGACACATATATTTTCAGGACTTACAAGGTATGCTTGCTGTTGAAATATTAAATCCAACCAAAAACAAAAAAATATGAGACATGTGTTGTGCTCCTGGGGGAAAATTATTACATATATATGATAAGGTGAAAGATCAATCAAAAATATATGCAACAGAAATTAATGAAAAAAAATCAATTATTTTAAAAGAAAATATCACCAAATGAGGATGTAAAAATATAAATCTCCAAATGACAGATGCTCTCAATTTTAATGAAAGTAACTTTGATTATATATTATTAGATGCCCCCTGTTCATCTACCGGTACAATAAACAAGAATCCCGAGGTTAAATTGAAGACTATCAATAAGGATAGTTTTAATAACATATTAGATTTACAAAAAAAATTATTATTAAAAGCTGCTACTTCTATTTCTAAAAATGGAACACTAATATATTCTACTTGTTCCATTTTAAAACAAGAAAATAGTCAGCAAATTGAATATATTATTAAGTTATTTCCTAATCTAAAACTAATTAAGGATTATATTTGGTTAGGACCAGAATACAATAATTGCGGATTTTACATAGCACATTTAATTAAAGAATAAATCTATATAAAAATGTATAATTAATATTAAGGAGATGCTATGGGTTTTTGAGCAAATTTAAAAGAGAAACATAACCAAAAAAAGGAAGAAAAAAAACATTATAAAGAAAATAAATCAAATCTTGCTTTTGGAAAAGAAATAAAAAAACTAAGCAAAAAACATAGAAAACTTGATAACGAATTTTTCGAAGATTTGGAGGCACTTTTAATTGGAACCGATATGGGTGTTAAGATGACAATTAAAATTTCAAATAATGTTCAAAAAAGAATGAAAAAAAATTCAACATTTGAAGATATTAAGGAAATATTAGTTGAGGAAATGTATGATTCTTACAATGATTCTGGTAAGTGAGTTAAAAAATTAAATTATGTAGATGGAAGGATTAATATCTTTATTATTGTTGGGGTAAATGGTGTTGGAAAAACTACTAGCATTGCAAAGCTAGCTAATTTTTATTCTAAACAAGGTAAGAAAGTTTTAATAGCAGCCGGAGACACATTCAGAGCAGGTGCTGTTGAACAATTGCAAGAATGAGTTGATAAAAGATTAACTAATGTAGATCTTGTCAAAGGTTCTAAACCCAATCAAGATCCCGCTAGTGTAGTGTTTGATGCAATTGAAAAAGCAAAAAAAGAAAAATATGATTTATTACTTATAGACACAGCGGGTCGTTTACAAACTAAACAAAACTTAATGAAGGAATTAGAAAAGATAGTTGAAATTATTCATCGATTAGATAAGAAATCACCTCATGAAAGATTACTTGTAATTGACTCTACAACAGGGCAAAACGGTATTAATCAAGCACTTAAATTTTCAGAGGCAACTGATGTAACGGGAATCATTCTTACAAAAACGGATGGAACAAGCAAAGGTGGTATTGCACTAGCAATTAAAGATTCATTAAATATACCAGTTAAACTAATAGGTACTGGTGAAACTGTCGATGACCTTGAGGAATTTAATTTAAATGAGTATGTATATGACTTAGCTAAAGGATTTATGGATGATGAAATAAATGAGTAGTTTAGATTTTAAAAGAAAAGATTATTATAATCAAATTTATGATTATTATAAATTGATGTTAACTCACAAACAAAAACAGTATTTTGAATTATATTTTCAAAACGATTATACCTTAGAAGAAATTGCAGAACAATTTAATGTGACAAAATCAGCTATTCATGATAGCATATCTAAGGTCACTAAAATTTTAGATTCACTCGAAGAAAATATCGGTCAGTATAAAAGGGTTAAGAATATTAAATTAATATTAAGATCATTTGAAAAAGGAGATATTAGTAAGTTTCAGATGATTAAGCAAATAGAAGAGGAACTTTAATGAATATCTTAGTAATTGGAGACATCTTTGCAAAACCTGGAAGAATGGCAATATCCCAATTGTTGCCAAATTTAATTAAAGAAAATAAAATAGATTTTATAATTGCAAATGGAGAAAATATTTGCCATGGTAAGGGAATAAATATTAAGTCATATGATTTGTTAATCAAAGAAAATATTGATGTAATTACATCCGGGAATCATATATTTAAAAATAAAGAAGTTGATGAGTTATTTAAGAATTATAAGAATATTTTAAGACCTGCAAATTGATATAAAGGTGTACCCGGTCATGGTAGTGTCTTAGTTGAAAAAAATAACATAAAAATAAGAGTGACAAATATTATGGGAAAAGTGTTCATGGATTATTGCAATAATCCATATGAGGCTATGGATAAAATTATCGCTCTAAATGATTGAGATATACATATAGTTGATTTTCATGGGGAAGCTTCGGCTGAAAAAATTGCTTTTGCATATAATTATGATGGGGTTATATCGGGTGTTGTTGGTACACATACACATGTGCAGACAGCAGATAATAGAATATTACCAAAAGGGACAGGATTCATTACAGATATAGGTATGACAGGGTGTTATGAATCGATCATTGGAGCAGACATTGCCTCAATATTAGAAAAAGAAAAATTTAATAAAACAATATCAATTAAACCTGCAAAAGGAAATTTTCAATTATGTGGGGTCATATTAGCTTTTAAAAATAATATATTAAACACAATAAAAAGAATCAATATTAAATCTATGTAAGGATAAAAATGGATAAAATTTTCAAATATAAGATACTATTTTATTTTTTATATTTTTTTGTAGCTGCATTTATTTTGTTTTTAATTAATAGAATTATAATTAAAATAATAAATTGTAATTCATTACGATCTAAAATTGAGAAAAAACAAAAAGGTTTACTTATTAATAAAAATAAGTATATATGTTGTGACCTAAATGAGTTAGAGTGTAAATCAGAAATAAATAAAAGAGATAAAATTGTTATAATTGCCCCTGATTTATTTGAACCATTATTTATTTATGATGATTTTATAGGCTATTTATCCCACCAAGACATTTGTGATTATTTTATTTATAAACAAAGAAATATGTTATTAATTCAAAAGGAAAAAAGAGTATTAGGAAATTATTTAGAGGATTTATTAGACATTATTAATTATTTCAAAGAAAAGAATTACTATAAAGAAATAGTATTGATAACAAGTGGCTTATTTGCAAATTTATCATTAACTATTTCAAATAAAAATATAGTTGATAAAATAATAGTGCTTAACTATGCAAATAAAGGGTTTAAATATGAAAATAAATATGCAATGAAATTACATATAAATACTATATTATTTCAGTACAATCCTATCCCTTGCAAACTGGATAAAACCACTTTATCTGGGGAAAAACTTTTTGATAAAAAAATAATTGAATATCATCTTGAATTTGCTTTTTTTTCATCTGTGATATATTATCAAATGTTAAAAGCTATTAAAAAATTTTACAATAGCGTGAATAAGTCAAAAGCAGTTATTTATTTTAAAAATTCAAAAAATAATAATAATTTGAATGCAAAGAAATTTGTAAAAATGCTTAGTTTTGTAAAATCAGAATATGAAGTTGAAATTTTTAATGATTCTAGCAATTTTTTTCTAAATGATGCAGAAAAATTGATAGTTTTCAACTCAATAATTAGTATAATTTAGAATGAGGTATGTGTATGAAAAATTTATTTACAAGTGAGGCTGTTTCTGAAGGTCACCCAGATAAACTTTGTGATCAAATATCAGATGCTATATTAGATGAATGTTTACTTCAGGATGTTAACTCTAGATGTGCAGTAGAGTGTTTTTTTTCTAATGAATTATTAGTAATTGGTGGAGAAATATCAACAATGGCTAAAATAAATTATGAAAAAATTGCTAGAGATATTATTAAAAATGTAGGATATGATGACTCAACGATAGGTGTTGATTATAGGACAGTGGAAATTATTATTAATATTAGCACTCAATCTCCAGATATTTCTCAAGGTGTAGATAGAGTAAATGAAATAGGGGCGGGAGATCAGGGAATGATGTTTGGTTTTGCGATAAATGAAACAGAATCATTAATGCCATACCCTATTATGATTGCGAATGATTTAGTTCATATTGCTACAAAGTTGCGAAAAAAAGGAATCTTCAAATTTGCAAAACCAGATATGAAATCACAAGTAACCATTGATTATACAAATAAAGCTAACCCTAGAATCGACACAATATTAATGTCTGTCCAACATGATAAAAATTATGATAAAAATATTTTTGAAAAATTTATTAAAGATAATATAATGAAGGTTATTGCACTAAGATATAATTTGAATACTGATTATTCTGTATTAATTAATCCAACAGGAAAATTTGTTATTGGTGGGCCAAAAGGAGACACAGGTCTCACTGGCAGAAAAATTATGGTAGATACTTATGGCGGATTTTCACGTCATGGGGGAGGAGCATTTTCAGGAAAAGACTACACAAAAGTAGACCGAAGCGCATCATATATGTGCAGATATGCTGCTAAAAATATTGTTGCAGCTGGTATTGCAGATTGCATAGAAATCCAGGTCAGTTATGCAATAGGTGTATCTAAACCCATTGCAATTTATTTTGAAACTTTTGGAACTAACAAAATAAGCAATGAGGTCATTAGCAATATTCTTAAAACAGAATTTGATTTTTCTGTTGGTGGTTTAATAAACTATTTAGACCTAAAAAATGTCGGATACTTAAGAACCAGCAAATATGGGCACTTCGGTAAGAAAGAATTTCCTTGGGAAAAACTTGACATGAATAATAAGTTAATAAAATACTTATAATTGTTATTGTTGCTAAATATTTTTAAAACATTATAAATCAATTATTTAAGCTATTTTAATGTATTTTTTTTACTCAATTTTTAATTTATCAAGATTTTTTAATTTATCTTGGTCAAATTATTATAAAATTAATATAGGTAAATTAAGGTGAGTAATTTGAAAAATATAGTTAGTAATAATGAATTAAATTTGAAAAATAAAAAAAATGATATTCAAAATAAACGCAAAAATATTAGAAATGTTGATTTGTTAAAGAGAAATCTATTTAGGATTTGTATTCTTGCTTTTATTGGTGGTATTTTTATTTTGTTATCAAGCATAGATATGATATATCGTTTCACAGATCCTAAAAGATTATCAAAATTTATTAGCGATGGTTTTATGGGAACCAATAAAAATAAGTTTTACTTTAATATTATTCATTTTTATGGAATTTTGTTCGGTTATATTGGAGCAATCATTATTTTATTTTATGCAATATTGATATTGACCTATATCTTTATTAATAAGGCATATAAAAGATTTTTGTGGGGAATTACAATAGCCAATGCTTTTATAGCGATATTATTAGCAATTGCTATAATAGTGCTATTAACACAAATTCTTTATGAAATTAAAACAACAAAGTTTTCAATGGGAGAGAGTGATTATACTTTTAAACCAGCGAGCTGAGTTGCAAAGGCGATAGGTGTTGTGAGTATATCTGCAATTGGCGGAAAAATGAACTATCTTATATGGGTTGTTGTCATAGCTATGGTTTATTCTGGTTTGGGCATTTTACTTTTTATTTTATGTAGTTTTTCTTTATTAACCGGAAACAAGATTATTTCACCAGAAGTTATAAAAAACAGCAATAATAAAAGACTAAAAAGAAAATTATCAAATAAAGAAAAAAGAAGCATAAAAAGAACCGCAAATCAGGAAAGGCGAGCGGAAGCATTCATTAAAAGAGAAAATATAAAGCGAGAGAAGGGCATCACTTTATTAACAACTGAGAAAACAAAAAAATTTAAGAATGGCAAAAAGACAATAGAAAATAATAACAAACAAAATTAGAAGGAATTTTTATGGAGAGAGTAAAATTCAGAACAACATCTACAACAAAAGGAATAATTAAGGATGTTTTTTGTAGGGAATCGGATAATATATATAAAGGAAAAGAGTTATTTTCTATTGCTATGGATCAAAGTGAATTAATTGTAAAATCACATATCGATGGTAGAATAAAAAAAATTTATGTATCTGTTGGAAAAACTATTAAAGATACTGATATTTTATGCGACATACTAACACAAGAAGAGGCCGATTATAAAAACTCTAATATTGAAAAATTTGACGAAGAATCTGTAAATACATTTAATTCTGAATTTGATATAAATGATTTATTGTCAGATGAATATATTAGTGACCAATTTGAAAATGACTATGACGATAGTTTTGTTGATAATATATTAAAAGAGAAAACTATTACTGATCAAATATTTAAACAAAAAGATACTAACAATACAATTATGAGTCATTATGACGATGTGGTGGATAAATTAACAGATGAACAAATTTCACCATCACTAAGTAAGGTTTTGATTTCGCTCCGCAAGGAATTATTATCGCTATTGGTTTTTAATAAGGAATTATCTGAAAAAATAGAAGATTTTAATAAAAATGAAATTAATAATGCTAAAAAAGAAATAGAAGATATAAATTTAAAATTAAATAAATATTCACAAAAAAACACAATGAATATTGAAAAAAGAATAACCGATATAGAATCTAATTTATCTACAGAAATAAAAAAATTAGCAGATAGATATAATGGATTACACTCTCAAATTACTAAAGCAAAAAACAGGACCGATGAAATTAATAGTAAAGTTGAAGAAATCATCCTAAGTTTAGGAATAGGTTATGACGATTCAAATCTTATTGAAAAAGTAAAAATATTAGATGATGGAATATCATCTCTTAAAACAAAATTAAACCTCATTGAGGAAAATATAGATTCAAAAGTAATTAACTATGATGATGTAAGAATAGTTGCAAAAATTAAAAATTTATCAGATACTATTTTAAATATGAAGACAAAGATAGATCTTATCGATGTAGATTTAATGGGTTCTAAATTTGATGAAAAGTTTGAGGCATTTAGTAAATCTCAAAAGAATATAAAGGAATTGCTTGAAAATAAGATTATTACAGTTAACGATGATGTTGAGAAAATTGCAATACAATTGAACAATTTAGAATTTAAAATTAGTCAAAATCTACATTCTAAAGATAAAAACAAAAACTATGATGAATTATTTAAAGCTATTGAGAAAATTACTATTAAAGCAGACAAATTTGATGTTCAAAATGAGGATATCAAGAAAAATATTCAGCACTTATTGGGTACTGAAAGCAAGATTAAGAAAATAGAAGATAATATAAAATCTCTT from Spiroplasma endosymbiont of Aspidapion aeneum includes these protein-coding regions:
- a CDS encoding ribonuclease J is translated as MEEKEILIESTPKNLSLVQRIEVVKLEDNLEPPKKKYKKAPFPTKVFALGGLEEVGKNTYCIEYDDELIMIDSGIKFPDSSELGVSAIIPSFNYLVENNKKVKALFITHGHEDHIGGIPYLLQQVTIPVIYAPRFAAALIIDRIKEFRLQNKTTVREYKENDVYSTKHFSVTFAALNHSIPDAFGILVDTPNGSIFSTGDFKFDWTPLGNKANVQRLARIGNDGVELLMSDSTNAEVEGYTVGEQSIISNIEAIFLKTSGRIFIATFASNAHRIQHIMLLAKKYSKKIVVFGRALERLIKISRQLGDFKLDDKMFIKPSEISLFPQNQLLFICTGAQGEPNAALTRISRNEHQNVFLSQGDTIIMSASPIPGNRASVESVINKLTKRGAVVYDNSTDKKVHTSGHASQEEQKLLFSLLKPKFFMPMHGEYRMLKTHGETAVKVNVKPNNVFIVSNGDQINIQNGEASINERVDADAVYIDGKDLTKKAGNIMKERTILSKKGLIGVIVSIDSQENKLWGAPRIITRGCFYAKDNTKLIADSIQIVIAAVNNVLSMPKPTFAAIKKNIWSSLSTFIFKHKRINPLIIPVILNKK
- a CDS encoding sigma factor-like helix-turn-helix DNA-binding protein, encoding MSSLDFKRKDYYNQIYDYYKLMLTHKQKQYFELYFQNDYTLEEIAEQFNVTKSAIHDSISKVTKILDSLEENIGQYKRVKNIKLILRSFEKGDISKFQMIKQIEEEL
- the gmk gene encoding guanylate kinase, which codes for MKKGKIIIVSGPSGVGKGTVNKALLEEKDLKLVTSVSMTSRPSRPGEIDGVNYHFVSRETFEEHIKNNNFLEYVEFIGNYYGTLRQTVYETIIKGDNVVLEIDVVGANKIIRSEKSEDLVSIFLTPPNLKHLENRLRGRGTETEAIIRQRLNKALLEIPLKHNYQYAVILDTIENTISKIRDILLKENCLEEDYKNSYYYKMTSKIEKILKEKYMFFIDNWYDNIKSIGHNIDKNLNLFNYMRVLLAERIYKYILANTLFANVFRDEFIQKYVEKYILDFNFYSIDQSEFTESHDL
- a CDS encoding TIGR00282 family metallophosphoesterase, encoding MNILVIGDIFAKPGRMAISQLLPNLIKENKIDFIIANGENICHGKGINIKSYDLLIKENIDVITSGNHIFKNKEVDELFKNYKNILRPANWYKGVPGHGSVLVEKNNIKIRVTNIMGKVFMDYCNNPYEAMDKIIALNDWDIHIVDFHGEASAEKIAFAYNYDGVISGVVGTHTHVQTADNRILPKGTGFITDIGMTGCYESIIGADIASILEKEKFNKTISIKPAKGNFQLCGVILAFKNNILNTIKRINIKSM
- the ftsY gene encoding signal recognition particle-docking protein FtsY, whose translation is MGFWANLKEKHNQKKEEKKHYKENKSNLAFGKEIKKLSKKHRKLDNEFFEDLEALLIGTDMGVKMTIKISNNVQKRMKKNSTFEDIKEILVEEMYDSYNDSGKWVKKLNYVDGRINIFIIVGVNGVGKTTSIAKLANFYSKQGKKVLIAAGDTFRAGAVEQLQEWVDKRLTNVDLVKGSKPNQDPASVVFDAIEKAKKEKYDLLLIDTAGRLQTKQNLMKELEKIVEIIHRLDKKSPHERLLVIDSTTGQNGINQALKFSEATDVTGIILTKTDGTSKGGIALAIKDSLNIPVKLIGTGETVDDLEEFNLNEYVYDLAKGFMDDEINE
- the metK gene encoding methionine adenosyltransferase; this encodes MKNLFTSEAVSEGHPDKLCDQISDAILDECLLQDVNSRCAVECFFSNELLVIGGEISTMAKINYEKIARDIIKNVGYDDSTIGVDYRTVEIIINISTQSPDISQGVDRVNEIGAGDQGMMFGFAINETESLMPYPIMIANDLVHIATKLRKKGIFKFAKPDMKSQVTIDYTNKANPRIDTILMSVQHDKNYDKNIFEKFIKDNIMKVIALRYNLNTDYSVLINPTGKFVIGGPKGDTGLTGRKIMVDTYGGFSRHGGGAFSGKDYTKVDRSASYMCRYAAKNIVAAGIADCIEIQVSYAIGVSKPIAIYFETFGTNKISNEVISNILKTEFDFSVGGLINYLDLKNVGYLRTSKYGHFGKKEFPWEKLDMNNKLIKYL
- the def gene encoding peptide deformylase codes for the protein MKFNKPYYFKQLEKPSNSWLFKDTNKEVIRKQSRNVMNVEILNDDEIICMNKLIDFVKYSQDENENIEENNNDYLRPAVGLAAPQIGVNKNLFYIRIDNHEEKPLKEIAAVNAKIISKSVQICAIKVGEGCLSVDNDQKGIVPRNFKIEVEYWDQLKNEHIFETLRGYEAIVFQHELDHINATLYYDHINKEEPFKMEHDWFLI
- a CDS encoding transcription antitermination factor NusB, whose protein sequence is MIYSRLTIQKILCNVLIKDKHSNSELNNLAKLDIYSKRDFSFITKIVYGVLERKILFDFLINDIIKKSTKINLKIWIYIFLYEVYYLNKNKALVANVIVDIVKKQRYTYYNFLNAIFRKISSSNIINKDIPSLKIKYSISDSLYLLLRSNFSKEEIETIAKGWFQSKKITFRIKEDDPKVVKKLMEEGDRFNILQNNKYKFCYEANSDIFKSDFLNSGHIYFQDLQGMLAVEILNPTKNKKIWDMCCAPGGKLLHIYDKVKDQSKIYATEINEKKSIILKENITKWGCKNINLQMTDALNFNESNFDYILLDAPCSSTGTINKNPEVKLKTINKDSFNNILDLQKKLLLKAATSISKNGTLIYSTCSILKQENSQQIEYIIKLFPNLKLIKDYIWLGPEYNNCGFYIAHLIKE
- a CDS encoding biotin/lipoyl-containing protein encodes the protein MERVKFRTTSTTKGIIKDVFCRESDNIYKGKELFSIAMDQSELIVKSHIDGRIKKIYVSVGKTIKDTDILCDILTQEEADYKNSNIEKFDEESVNTFNSEFDINDLLSDEYISDQFENDYDDSFVDNILKEKTITDQIFKQKDTNNTIMSHYDDVVDKLTDEQISPSLSKVLISLRKELLSLLVFNKELSEKIEDFNKNEINNAKKEIEDINLKLNKYSQKNTMNIEKRITDIESNLSTEIKKLADRYNGLHSQITKAKNRTDEINSKVEEIILSLGIGYDDSNLIEKVKILDDGISSLKTKLNLIEENIDSKVINYDDVRIVAKIKNLSDTILNMKTKIDLIDVDLMGSKFDEKFEAFSKSQKNIKELLENKIITVNDDVEKIAIQLNNLEFKISQNLHSKDKNKNYDELFKAIEKITIKADKFDVQNEDIKKNIQHLLGTESKIKKIEDNIKSLPSLSSIEKTKEMINNLNDKINSSRESMTLGPLKQKIAHLEIQLKNIPSLAFLDKLEERINNLDSKLKQEKDKNIESKKEIIELKKIVNKLNKNIAISQKQKSTNSNDIMVHINKFEMEYSLTNLVQFYEENAFYINTLDSPVRIDFIFYKSIQQAIETTNLIKINNLTIPKFSSQKEEGITYKAISFKDKSLDEIYEKHDKVAKRTDKIGKVSITDKKYYNKIWDVFEKTSTAEVLIIFNSIQRKNTPENKSSLPVEFYIKSNINNDKIDKFLLELDKLISKPQLID
- the rsmD gene encoding 16S rRNA (guanine(966)-N(2))-methyltransferase RsmD, which translates into the protein MCYNYINKKGNMRIISGKHRGKLLHTLEGKSTRPTSSRVKEDMFNILNNYIIFKGKVSLDLFAGSGALSIEGISRGIKKAYINDISPQAIEVIKKNLSMLKEDIYQIMMYDWNICFNYIKEKVDVIYFDPPFAEHNYYYQFLEFIDSHDVLNKYGLVSIQSEFDLPIESVSLEILRKKVYKNKYYYLLRKV